From the genome of Salvia splendens isolate huo1 chromosome 7, SspV2, whole genome shotgun sequence:
CTTTGATGGATGCGGCTCGTGCAGCCGGATACCTCAGGCGGCCTCGCAAGGGCCGGAGGCGCGTGCTGTTAAGTCTCCGAGGGCATGTGCAACGAGGTTTCCAACCATGGTTTCTCAAGGCCTTCTCTTTGTTTGGCCTGATGAGAAAGGATGGGAAAGAGCTCAAGCCACCATTCCTCCAAAGTAAACCTTTTatgatattattataattttgttttatagtaTTTCAACTGAATTTCTAAGTAGACTAATATATGAGTGTTGGATTGTTGGTGCAGTTGATTAAGATTTGTTTTGATTGTTCAAGAATGAATGGTTTAACTGGTTGTCTCTTTTGGATTGATGGTGAAGGTTGCCTGAGGATTTCGACAAGCCTGAGTTTTCATCGGTGACGATCCAGCGCGATCTGTACTATGGCTACGATACTCTCATGGAGAATGTCTCTGATCCATCCCACATTGACTTCGCACACCATAAGGTAAAATATTGAGACCTTAGGAATCCATTTTTATGAATAGTTTACAATGCTTCTTGTTTAATTCTGTTGGTCTTGACTCTGCAAATATTTAAAACCTTCTTAGTTGTTCCATACTCTCTAGACTGTTCACTGTTGTCCTATATTAAGAGACTTTACAAATTCACGAAGCTGTACTACTGTTTTGCTATATTGTGATTTGAGTTCATCGCCTCCCTAGTCACCGGTGCTCCAATAATGGCTACGAGGCGCTCTAGGCATTGCATCATAATCAAGGAAATGGTTTGATGCAAGACTAAtgtatttatctattttggaaCAGAGCTTTATAGTTAGCATGATAACAAATTATGAGCAGCTATGGTTCATTCATACTAGTTTCAATGGTTCTTATAGTTTCTTCTAAAATTCAAATCTTTTAGTAGTAAATTAGTCATGAGGCTCCATAGGATGAGTAACTGGTTGCAAGTGACCGAGTAAGGTATTAGCATTGAGTTGCAGTTTCTCCGCTCTTACGAATGCTATTAATAGGTTACTGGTAGACGAGATAGAGCGAAGCCATTACCCTTCAAGATGGAGTCAAGTGGACCTTGGGGTTTCGCCGGTGCAAATGATGACAATCCGAAAATCAGTTCTAAGTTTATTGCCCCATGCTATTTTATCAATAAGTAAGTTCATCTTGAACAAAATGTAACTAGTTCGCTTTTCGACtatgttgttttttttaaattaactccgggagaaaattacaaataaactcatataccTACTGCCTCGTGCTGATATGGTCTCGATTTTATCCCCCTCGTTGCTTCGCTATATTCAGGGTTGAGATCGACACAAAGCTTCCAATTGTAGGTGACCAAAAATGGGTAATATGGATCTGCTCCTTCAACGTCCCAATGGTGCCCGGGAAGACCCGCTCGATTGTTTGCAGCGCCCGGAATTTCTTCCAGCTGACCATGCCTGGCCCTGCGTGGTGGCAGGTAACGCAAAACACAGTCCTTTCATCTCCCAACACAATCCATTGTTCAACTTCTAATCCATTGTGAAAACAGGTGGTTCCCCGATGGCACGAGCACTGGACTTCGAACAAGGTCTACGACGGCGACATGATCGTGCTTCAAGGCCAAGAGAAGGTCTTTCTTTCACAATCAAACAACAACGATGTCAACAAGCAATACACAAAGCTCACCTTCACCCCAACACAAGCAGACCGTTTCGTCCTCGCCTTCCGGAACTGGCTCTCCCGCCACGGCAACAGCCAGCCCCAGTGGTTTGGCACCACCGTCTCCAACCAGCCGCTCCCATCGACCGTACTATCCAAACGCCAGGTACTAATTCAACATCCAAAATTAGATTAGCAACAAACtaaatctcaatttctctcaGATGATGGACAGATACGAGCAACACACGCTCAAATGCTCATCATGTAAGAACGCACACATCGCGTTCGAGATATTGCAAAAGCTTTTAATCGGAGGAGCAATCGCCTCCGCCGCTACAGCTGGAATCCCTTCCAACATCCAGCTGCGAATCATCATCGGAGCAATAGCCATCATAGCCGCTGCATCAGCTTATGCTATACACGAATTAAGTAAGAAATTCGTTTTCGTTGATTACGTTCACGCTGACATTGATTAATTTATCCTGTTGTATAGAATTTAATTTCACAATCAAGATCGAATTATTCCTCGTTGATCCAAAATTGAGCATTTAGTTTCATGATCAAAAGCCAGTTTTGGCTAATTCAGATCGAAACAGACACCAAATGTGGGAAATTTCATCAAATCGTTCATCGTCGATACAAAATAAGCATATAACTAAACCCTAGTAAATCTAAACCATGAACAAAAACCTAAGAGCTGGTGAATTTAGTAACCGCCTTGGTTCCTTCGGAAACGGCATGCTTTGCGAGTTCGCCGGGAAGCACCAATCGGACGGCGGTCTGGATTTCCCTCGAGGTGATCGTGGGCTTCTTGTTGTACCTCGCCAATTTGGAGGATTCCTGGGCGAGCTTCTCGAAGATGTCGTTGATGAAGCTGTTCATGATCCCCATCGCCTTGCTGGAGATCCCGATGTCGGGATGGACCTGCTTGAGGACCTTGAAGATGTAGATCTTGTAGGTCTCCACGCTCTTCCtcgccttcttcttcttcttgtctcCGGCGGCGGAGGCGTCCTTTGGCAGCTTCTTGCCGGCCTTAGGCTTCTTCTCCGCCGCGGGGGCTTTCTCAGCGACGGCCGATTTCTTCTCCTCCGCCGGCTTCTTCTCGGCGGGCTTCTTCTCTGCCTTGGGTGCcattagagagagaaattgaGGGAGTGAATGTAAAGATGGAGGGAATTGGTTGATAAGATTTGGGAATATATAAAGAGGGGCTGCGATGTGATTGGCTGGTTTGGGTGTGACGGGGATCATGCGTATAGACCGTAGGATGTAATTTGACCAACGGTGAGCGATATTTGGAATCGGTCGTGTTAGATTTGGTGACGCGGATTATGAAGGTGGACCGTTGATGATTATTAAAATAGACGGAGCAGATTTGTTGACGGGAAAAGCGGGGGATTTTGGTATGCTTAGGTTTGATATCTGCAACTGGGCCGTATATTATAAAGCCCAGATAAATGTTAATGATTTTACAAACAAATAAGAAAGCATAAATAGAAGTAGTCCATTGTTTAGTTGGATGGGTTTTGATAAATTGATTAAATTTAAACCAGAAACAgtaattaattttgtattgtATGAATCTTTCACATCTCTCAAATTAAATTAGCCTCAGTAATCTTAAATTTATGTGGCGATTGAGGATCAAAGGACTTCTTTCTCTTTGCTGAATATGATAATTATATGATTGATTATTTAAATGATTGAGATCAGAGATGGCGAAATGGGTATCGGGTAGTACCCGACCCGATACATACAATTTTCTAGTGTCGTGCAAGAACATGTATTGGACCTTCTAACATTTTGGGTATCCCGATTACTCGTTAGTTACCTATACAATGTTTTTATGGATTAAAGAGAGAAACGAGAGGTATATAAGTTATTGTTTCAAATCCATTAATAAAACAGTAATATCAATCAATTACCAAACTGTCCAAATAAGTCTAAGTCTATAAATAgtagtgataaaaaaaatttatattggCTATggacataaaaaaaaaattcgttgTAGCCAGGGATATCGTTAATTCATCACTCGGCGATtctagttttaaaaaattggaaCGTTAATCCACTCATTAAAGGTAGTGACTTTTAGGCGATGTTCATCGATTTTTCACAAGAATTTTGAATCAAAATCGACGATTAACCGCCCATTCTAGTTCAACTTTCGGAACCGAAATCAATTTGGTTGAATCAATATGCCCACATTCCCGGTTATGATTCAGCCTATGAGAtgtaatgtccgttttttttatttaaggggtgtttgctttttgtgaatatcttgtttaagatatggtgtggtatgttttatttgttttatattatttatgggtgtgattatttagttttatggtcatttgaaaagcaaattaatatcttaattaataaattaaaccccccctctctctcggtttttctctccctctccctctctctttttcgaaaaCCCTCCCTCTCTCCCCACAAATctctcaacctcccccactccctcatAACCGATACCCCCCCTCTTTTCcatactttttctcttctcggtcTCTCTCTCAAGCGCTCATCTCTCTCGAAGTGTGCTCTCACCGGTAAGCTCTCTCgccctcctccctctcggtttacctttccccattcattccccctcatcatcatcttgaattcttcaaggtgttacgctcgctcgttgtgaatcggagtcggaggaAGAAGTAAACCGCTCGAAttacgtttgaactatccgggaaaggtaacccaaaccctaacccttgttaaattcgaaaaaaacatgcatgtaggacgtttttgggaaggtttagatgctgaataggttttgtgattatgtgttgttgtcaagcatgttttgatagtaactgacagtgggttccgaccccgttttgactgagcaaacaatctccttttggtacgaaattttaaccgtataaacttggatgtgtcttcgatgtggtgtgtaaatttcagcttcattggatgtcgtatgattttattatgatttttgcaagtagacTGCGCAGATTCACgaattgtatgtttttgggagatgttttcatgtgctttgggtgtgtttctgagtgttgtgttttgtgaagtatgtgggtgtgtttggccaagagatggctcgggaaaatcagtgtttggttcgagagttttcgtgtgtgttggccgagagttttagggttcagcctagggcagttttgtggagagtctggaagggatgatcccaggtgtttgggtgtgttttgggatgtagaatgcgtggtgtgtttgtcgtatagggtttgagaatcgggggtcagaggaaaaggggtgtaaactaggtgccgagcagacggccgagatggtcggccgaggtgccgagcaggcggccgagatggtcggccgaggtgccgagccggacggccgagatggtcggccgaggtgccgaacaggcggccgagacggtcggccgaggtgccgagccggacggccgagatggtcggccgaggtgccgagcagacggccgagatggtcggccgaggtgccgagcaggcggccgagatggtcggccgaggtgccgagccggacggccgagatggtcggccgaggtgccgaacagacggccgagatggtcggccgaggtgccgagccggacggccgagacggtcggccgaggtgccgagcaggcggccgagatggtcggccgaggtgccgagacacaggcggccgagacagccggccgaggtaccgagccaggccgagacgccgagcctttTTCCCGAACCTGTTCCGAGCCAGGTGAGCCGTTTGTGCAGTGTGGGTGTTCCgggagtttgagtgttgtgtttgtgtcgtgtgcgcgtcttgggtacgtggtatgcgtgtcgggtgcgtgcgtggtgtgtttcggacgtgtttttttgtgtgtttgttataacatgttgttaagtttgtatacgtgtaacgtgctagatgttgaagtcatccaagtaggaatcatgcattgtcgttaaacatcgtctaccctgactctaattatgatatttatttatctttcaaaagggtgatcttttacgaggaaagtgtggttgaagggaactattttaaaggctaagcaatcgaggtgggcttttctaccctacttttatgtgggttatctttaaatacggactttgttccggaaatgtttatggaggtgaactgtttgtcttgccaattgttttgatttgaaacctatctgaagtggtttaccacatatgtttaatcgaattcgggtctgttgggctgcgaaccctcaggctagtgtacacgagactgggagccatctgagagcaagttggccggtctagttgacctggggtgtggccacgccccttgtcaccgttggatcagatagtgtatgatggtgggaataagggtggcaatatctgaaaatgactgcgcagtcgagtttatgaaatatatttttgtgtacttgggttattttcttacacttaaaaccccaaggttacactgatgtggcatgacaaactatgattttggcgtgtgtccacagagtgcaataagtactcagccctgcatgttgttttcttaatgtgcaggttgagcggcgatggggatgacggatgttgagcagtgaaagccaaatgagtgttttacttggtcttttggatggtgtcgtgtcgtcatacccggcatcatctgtcttttggtcttttccgctgctttgtaatccgatacattgtttttatttaactctgtttacattaactttagtaatgtcttcttagtacaatgtttgaagtgaacttctttttaataaatgtttttgggtcaaatattcatgttctcccctttcttccccgcttctttattcatcccctagtcgcggtccaccgtacttcctatccttaggaaatgcgggcgtgacagagtggtatcagagcctaggttttctttctgctctggacccaaaggtctttttctgttttgactaagttttcaaaagtgtcattggctcaccatcggactcatcgcactcaacctgaaatgaggtaatgaaaattttgaatttttggaaagtatatggaggtggaggaaattgtgattttgggttCGAAAATGTTTTTTTGTAAAGTTTAAGAAAAGGTTGATGCATGTAAAAGGGTAcaaattgatgtgaaaagttgggaattatttgagttatgaactgtttttGTGTGTCGAATGTACTTGAAAACATGTAGCTGATGTATGATGATTTGATGACGTGATTGTTgatgtaataatggagtgctcatttcagttggaagaagaaggcagaagtcggtaagctcggctagaaaggagttcggtaagctcggctagaaaggagttcggtaagctcagctagaagggagctcggtaaggaagctcggtaaggaagctcggctttgagctggaatgagccgagaagagagttcggtcttgagccgagaagggagttcggtattgagccgagaaggaagaagcaaccagtTCGGtctgagccgagaaggaagaagcagttagttagccgaggtgtagcggttattctccttgttttcttgatccttgttgtagttagttagtagcagttgctacttgtttgtagagctttaaatagctcaaatccgtgtatgtagtttagagtagtttaatcaataaagagttttccagtttctctccaagattatcatcttcaatactcaaagtgtgagtgtgtgtgtttctgcattgtgtgatctcatacaacagtgagtgtgtgtgtgatcttcttgagtgtgtgaaagccttgtgtgcataaatcccaacaagtggcgccgtctgtgggaaaggatattgaagctgatttgcagaggatcaaacggtttcagagatggcagcaaggcttgatgcagaaaaattcacaggcaagaatgattatagcctgtggaagatgaagatgaaggcggttttgattcaacaaggcttggccgcagttcttgcaaaaccagaggagaaaggaaaggctccagtgcttgatgataaagctcaggcaaagatggaggagatgcagctcaaggcacattctgcagtgattctgtgccttggagataaggtcttgagggaagttcaagaagccaagactgcggtggagatcttggacaagttagatgaagtttacttggccaaatccttggctaaccggctgtatctcaagaagaggctgtatgcctatagtttttctggagataggtccatcattgagcagctagaggagttcaacaagatcattgatgacctgggatctgttgatgtcaagatttcagatgaggataaggccattctcacattgaatgccttgcctagctcgtatgaccagctaagtgatgcaattatctatggaagagataaacctatcacctatgcagaagtctattcagccttgatggccaaagaactccagaagacagccaacagaggctctgcaagctccaatgttcaagctgcagaggccttgaatgtgaagaagttcaagaagcagaacttcaagaagaagtttgagggctctaaaccctcaagttctgatgctcagaaggaaaccagagcttgctattggcgcaagaaacctggacatttgaagaaagattgtcatgcatggaagagaaagatagcctctgagggacacaaccaatctgattgtgtggagagtgctgatcccccggctcaactcatgaatattagtgacagtggggtcagtcataggtggattatggactcagggtgcagcttccatatgtgcccaaatAGGAGCTGGTTTCATGACCTTCAAGAAGCAGCCGGCACTGTGGTGCTgggtaataatcacatttgtcagatcagaggaatagggaaggtaaagctaagcctacaagatggctctataaagatcctaactggggtgaggtatattccagaagtgaagaggaatctcatctcattgggaatgctggagcagaaagggttcaccatattgatgagtcaaggaaaattgtttgttaaatctggagatgcagtgatgatggaggctgacagagagcatattctctattatctgaaggctaaggctgttgatggagaaagcaatgcagtgtcagatgattccataatgctatggcacaagagattgggccacccagctgaaggaagtttgaaagaactcatcaagaagggtctgatctctggagatttcaacaagatgaacccctgtgagcagtgtatacttggaaaggctaagaaggcaccctatcctacaggtattcactcttctacagcccctttagactacatacatagtgatctttgggggccttcaccggtgtgttcaattggtggaggaaagtattatctagctatcattgatgactatacaaggaagttgtgggtatatattcttaaagaaaaatctgaaacactcacaaagttcaagatatggtgtaaggaggttgagctagagaagggtagaagtgttaaatgcttaagaacagacaatggcctagagttcttgtctgcggagtttgatctgttttgtaaagagaagggtatgaagaggcataggactgttcctggtaatcctcagcaaaatggtgttgtggagaggatgaataggacaatcctagagagggtgaggtgcctacttcttggttctggtttgagcagcaggttctggggtgaggctgtgtatacagcagcctatctcatcaataaatgcccatctactgccctgaaatctgaaactcctgattacatgtggtatggagctcatagtgactactcaaagtacaaggtgtttgggtgtgtggcctatgctcatgctaggcaaagcaagcttgaagctagggctctgaaatgtattatgttggggtatcagaggggtgttaaggggtataggctctggtgtattgagcccggtaagcagaaggtcttggtgagtagggatgtggtgttcttggaggatcagatgccatacctgaaagataagctggactccagtgaagatgagggtgatttcttcaaggtggagcctgtgggggttggcctaggagcaggtggagttattgactcagggagtgagtctgattcagataaagaagaggctccaactcagggcaaccaggctggtgagtctatatcagactctatcagagactatcagcttgcaagggacagagttagaagagaaacaaggccaccaacaaagttctctgatgttgtgtattatgctctgtgtgcagctgaaagtattgatggcgcagatccactcacatataaagaagctatgcagagtaaagatagagaaagatggattgaagccatgaatgaggaaatagagtctttactcaagaacaaaacatggattttggtggacaaatccaagctgagtacagatggtaaggaaaggaggctggtaagctgtaagtggttgtttaaaagaaagattgagaccactgataaggatagagtcaggttcaaggcaaggctggtggctagaggctttacacagcaggagggaatcgatttcaatgaagtgtttgcacctgttgtgaagcacacttcaattaggatcctattggctgtggtgaatcagcttgactgggagctacaacagcttgatgtgaagacagccttcctaaatggagatctagaggaaactatcttcatggaacagccagagggctatgtgaagattggagaagaaggcaaggtgtgcctgttacagaaaagtctttatggacttaagcaaagtcctagacagtggaataagaagtttgatgcacagatgaagaagattggcttctccaagtcagaatatgatgattgcatttacatcaagaaggcaggcaagactcccattgcctacctattactctatgtggatgatatgctacttgcagggccttctatgacagaaattcagaaagttaaacaagatctgaagtcaagctttgaaatgaaggatctaggagagtcaaggaagatcctaggcatacatattcagagagatagaggctgcaagaagctgtggatgctgcaaactgactatattgagaaagttttgcagagattcaaaatggaaaatgcaaaagctgcatcaactcctctgtcccagagttttaagctttcaaaggagcaggcccctaaaactaagcaagaggctgatgagatggaggctatcccttatgctagtgtggttggaagtgttatgtatactatgatttgtacaagaccagatcttgctcatgctatctcagtgactagcagatacatggcagacccggggaaggagcattggaatgctcttaagtggatattgaggtacatgaagtcaactaaggactgggggattgtgttcaatggctgggaaggtgaatctgaggaggttgtgcagggctattgtgatgcagactatgctgcaaacctggacaacagaaagtcccaaacaggttatcttttcaccatgtttggaactgtaatcagctggaaatcagggttgcaaagtgttgttgctctctcaacaacagaatc
Proteins encoded in this window:
- the LOC121741881 gene encoding pheophorbide a oxygenase, chloroplastic-like, which codes for MVVVSLASSAPIFHCTGSSLPRTPLCSVRVCGNASQKRRKVFDNPLRVAAPSSASTAAASDEDRENVEPSIEIEDLEEDSSSKFSWRDHWYPVSLVEDLDPRYPTPFQLLNRDLVLWFDNSASQWVAFDDKCPHRLAPLSEGRIDENGHLQCSYHGWSFDGCGSCSRIPQAASQGPEARAVKSPRACATRFPTMVSQGLLFVWPDEKGWERAQATIPPKLPEDFDKPEFSSVTIQRDLYYGYDTLMENVSDPSHIDFAHHKVTGRRDRAKPLPFKMESSGPWGFAGANDDNPKISSKFIAPCYFINKVEIDTKLPIVGDQKWVIWICSFNVPMVPGKTRSIVCSARNFFQLTMPGPAWWQVVPRWHEHWTSNKVYDGDMIVLQGQEKVFLSQSNNNDVNKQYTKLTFTPTQADRFVLAFRNWLSRHGNSQPQWFGTTVSNQPLPSTVLSKRQMMDRYEQHTLKCSSCKNAHIAFEILQKLLIGGAIASAATAGIPSNIQLRIIIGAIAIIAAASAYAIHELSKKFVFVDYVHADID
- the LOC121741882 gene encoding probable histone H2B.1 — protein: MAPKAEKKPAEKKPAEEKKSAVAEKAPAAEKKPKAGKKLPKDASAAGDKKKKKARKSVETYKIYIFKVLKQVHPDIGISSKAMGIMNSFINDIFEKLAQESSKLARYNKKPTITSREIQTAVRLVLPGELAKHAVSEGTKAVTKFTSS